Genomic segment of Funiculus sociatus GB2-C1:
TTACACTTGCTGGGCGCTATACTATTTTTGACCCAAACGCCACTCAGCCAGACGCTGGCGGGCTTTCGCATCAATAGAATCAGCTAAAAACCGACCTGATGATTTTTTCTTAGGTTTATTTCTCCGCCGCAGGCAATTAGCTGTAGATTCCACGTCGTAGCTTAGCTGTAGGGCTGACATACATTCTGCCCCATACCCGACTACTGTTAGTTGCTGCGCCCTGTCGGATGTGGCAACAATCAATCGCGGCGAGTTTCTGGAGAAGTTGCGACTATAGGAAGCACAGGCTTTTTCTATGTATGTGTCTGCTGTCTGCCCAAAATCGGTGTAATAAACAGATAAAACGTTCGTGACAGGTTCGCAATAGCCCCGCGTATCTTGGTACTGGGCATCAAAGACAACCTGAGTATCAAAGCCTTTGTAAGCACTATAGTTAACCAATGCCTCGACTAGGGCTTTACGAGCGTATTCCAGCCCGTCGCGATCGCGGGTCTCTTGTAGGTAAGACCATAATCCGATCACGTTGTATCCGTCAACGAGCAAAACAGCTTGCGGTGAAGGGCGTGGCATTTTTCCAAGGTAAGTAAGTTTTAGGTAAAAATAACTATTTCATTACCTTAACATTAA
This window contains:
- a CDS encoding NYN domain-containing protein, which gives rise to MPRPSPQAVLLVDGYNVIGLWSYLQETRDRDGLEYARKALVEALVNYSAYKGFDTQVVFDAQYQDTRGYCEPVTNVLSVYYTDFGQTADTYIEKACASYSRNFSRNSPRLIVATSDRAQQLTVVGYGAECMSALQLSYDVESTANCLRRRNKPKKKSSGRFLADSIDAKARQRLAEWRLGQK